A stretch of the Argentina anserina chromosome 6, drPotAnse1.1, whole genome shotgun sequence genome encodes the following:
- the LOC126798959 gene encoding uncharacterized protein LOC126798959, which translates to MEFWHKMIFPVRRAWLAVSTRVKARKNGAGLLKLHDDVQTCGYQDVQVMWQMLSREAEMINHHHAKRKQRQFWRVFNSHSKASSFSASRA; encoded by the exons ATGGAGTTCTGGCACAAGATGATCTTCCCTGTCCGCCGTGCTTGGCTCGCTGTCTCTACTCGTGTTAAGGCTCGCAAAAATG GTGCTGGGTTGTTGAAGCTTCACGACGATGTGCAAACTTGTGGCTATCAAGATGTGCAAGTGATGTGGCAGATGTTGAGCAGAGAGGCTGAGATGATAAATCACCACCATGCAAAACGTAAACAGCGACAGTTTTGGAGAGTGTTTAACAGCCATAGTaaagcctcctccttctctGCAAGTCGGGCATGA
- the LOC126797044 gene encoding putative glucose-6-phosphate 1-epimerase: MSSGVSEKVLVEYCKAPNGLEKVVLKELRGSSAEMLQLKKKYSYTVVYMTMLASIYLYGAQVSSWKNEHGEELLFMSSKATFKSPKAIRGGIPICFPQFGNLGSLEQHGFARNRFWSIDQDPPPHPTNSGNKACIDLILKTSEEDSKLWPHRYEFRLRVTLGPGGDLMLNSRIRNTNTDGRSFTFTFAYHTYLAVTDISEVRVEGLETLDYLDNLKDRERFTEQGDAITFESEVDKVYLGTPTKIAILDHERKRTFVLRKDGLPDAVVWNPWDKKAKAIPDFGDDEYKHMLCVQAACVETPITLKPGEEWRGRQELSAVPSSYCSGKLDPDQVNG, translated from the exons ATGTCTTCTGGGGTTTCAGAGAAGGTGCTGGTGGAGTACTGTAAGGCCCCCAATGGCCTTGAGAAGGTTGTTCTCAAAGAGCTTCGCGGCTCTTCGGCTGAG ATGCTTCAG CTCAAGAAAAAGTACAGTTATACGGTAGTTTATATGACCATGTTGGCTTCT ATATATTTGTATGGAGCCCAAGTTTCATCATGGAAAAATGAACATGGGGAAGAATTGCTTTTCATGAGTAGTAAG GCTACATTTAAGTCTCCTAAGGCTATCCGTGGTGGAATTCCGATCTGTTTTCCACAA TTTGGAAATCTTGGTTCTCTTGAACAACATGGATTCGCTAGGAATAGGTTTTGGAGTATTGATCAAGATCCACCGCCTCATCCAACAAATAGTGGCAACAAAGCTTGCATTGATCTGATCCTGAAGACCTCTgaagaggattcaaaattatgGCCTCACAG ATATGAATTTCGACTCAGGGTGACCCTGGGACCTGGAGGAGATTTAATGTTGAATTCCCGCATTCGAAATACAAACACTGATGGAAGGTCGTTTACATTCACATTCGCTTATCACACCTATTTGGCTGTAACTGATATAAG TGAAGTGCGAGTAGAAGGACTAGAGACACTGGATTATCTAGATAACTTGAAGGATAGAGAGCGGTTTACTGAACAAGGGGATGCCATAACATTTGAATCAGAA GTGGACAAAGTTTATCTTGGCACACCTACAAAAATTGCTATTCTGGACCATGAAAGAAAGAGAACATTTGTCTTGCGAAAGGATGGACTTCCAGATGCTG TTGTTTGGAATCCATGGGATAAGAAAGCAAAGGCGATTCCTGATTTTGGAGATGATGAATACAAGCATATGCTCTGTGTCCAGGCTGCTTGTGTGGAGACGCCTATTACTTTGAAACCCGGtgaagaatggagaggaaggCAGGAGCTGTCTGCTGTTCCTTCAAGTTACTGTAGTGGAAAACTTGACCCAGATCAG GTGAACGGATGA
- the LOC126797047 gene encoding uncharacterized protein LOC126797047, with protein sequence MEEFLSSMGVPEDGHSKCLQKIFNVALAEPPLKPVLVIINLVNDPQRSADEVVVQPDEYPEDEGLERVHRDRLEANGVSSSCVICMEEYGIVDFDRVLTRLPCLHLFHAICVITWLLKKLRIPTVFCASTPCLMYTC encoded by the coding sequence ATGGAAGAGTTTCTGTCAAGCATGGGTGTCCCGGAGGACGGGCATTCCAAATGCCTTCAAAAAATATTCAATGTCGCTTTGGCTGAACCTCCTCTGAAGCCCGTTCTGGTGATCATCAACCTCGTAAATGATCCGCAGCGCAGTGCGGACGAGGTGGTGGTGCAGCCTGATGAGTATCCAGAAGATGAGGGCCTGGAGAGAGTCCATAGAGATAGGTTGGAAGCTAATGGAGTGTCATCGTCGTGCGTCATTTGTATGGAGGAGTATGGCATTGTTGACTTTGATCGAGTGCTTACTCGCTTGCCTTGCTTGCACCTTTTTCATGCGATTTGCGTCATAACGTGGCTCCTGAAGAAATTAAGAATCCCAACTGTCTTTTGTGCCTCTACTCCATGCCTCATGTATACGTGCTAA
- the LOC126797048 gene encoding fasciclin-like arabinogalactan protein 14 produces MKFPISTLLLSSFCLFSCSYAFNITDILSNYKDFSTFNDYLTRTTIADQINKRDSLTIFVVDNDGMGSITKKSLDMVAKLLSVHVALEYFDTKKLQQLPTDEPTIMTTLLQANGQATGQQGFLKATIGGNSTAGDGVSISSASSPDQSANIVQMVTSQPYNISVFQISNAIVPNIISPPIAAPTHMPTSPAESPADSPHSPKGLLDSPNAAPGTGTADGSGAASPDGKSKSAGTPVFSISYAYTKKGVNFATLIDQSTCKQPLSSLLIGGRLPEVVSQCFTNVNLRISLMLSLIRAFQHCSSFV; encoded by the exons ATGAAGTTTCCAATTTCCACTCTCTTGCTCTCTTCCTTTTGCCTTTTCTCTTGTTCATATGCTTTCAACATCACCGACATACTAAGCAACTACAAAGATTTCAGTACCTTCAATGACTACTTAACGCGAACCACAATTGCTGATCAGATCAACAAACGAGACAGCTTAACAATTTTTGTGGTCGACAATGATGGAATGGGATCGATCACGAAGAAATCACTAGACATGGTCGCTAAACTTCTGAGCGTCCACGTTGCCCTAGAGTACTTTGACACCAAAAAGCTCCAACAATTGCCAACGGATGAGCCAACCATTATGACCACATTGCTTCAAGCCAACGGCCAAGCAACTGGCCAGCAGGGTTTCTTGAAGGCCACCATCGGTGGTAACAGCACCGCAGGAGATGGAGTCTCTATTTCTTCAGCTTCTAGTCCTGATCAGAGCGCAAATATTGTCCAGATGGTGACTAGCCAGCCGTATAACATTTCGGTGTTCCAAATCAGCAATGCAATAGTGCCTAATATCATCTCTCCACCAATTGCAGCTCCTACTCATATGCCTACATCTCCAGCGGAAAGCCCGGCCGACTCTCCCCACTCTCCAAAGGGTTTGTTGGACTCTCCCAATGCTGCTCCAGGTACCGGTACTGCAGATGGTTCCGGTGCAGCCTCTCCAGATGGCAAGTCTAAGTCAGCTGGGACACCAGTGTTTTCTATCAGCTACG CTTATACAAAGAAAGGAGTAAACTTTGCTACATTGATCGATCAAAGTACATGCAAGCAACCTCTTAGCTCTCTCTTGATTGGAGGGAGGTTGCCAGAGGTGGTTTCTCAATGCTTCACCAATGTGAATTTACGAATATCTCTAATGCTTTCTTTGATCAGAGCATTTCAGCACTGCTCTTCATTTGTATGA
- the LOC126800841 gene encoding endo-1,3;1,4-beta-D-glucanase-like, with protein MAGSQCCSNPPIINTSYGSGCAEKYGGLDVYAMGSPNSKRAILLISDVFGYGAPNLRKLAGRVAASGYFVVVPDFFYGDLFVYDNNRPLAVWLKDHETVKGFEDAKSVIDTLVGKGFYAIGAAGFCWGAMVVTELAKSELIQAAVLLHPPFTSVDDIERVKSPIAILGAEIDNYSPPELVMKFEEILNAKPQVDSYVKIFPEVAHGWAVRYDVDDEAATQRAEEAHNDMLQWFAKHVK; from the exons ATGGCAGGCTCTCAGTGCTGTTCTAACCCACCAATTATCAACACAAGCTATGGTTCAGGCTGTGCTGAAAAATATGGAGGCCTTGATGTCTATGCCATGGGCTCTCCCAACTCCAAGCGCGCTATTCTTCTTATCTCTGATGTTTTTG GATATGGAGCTCCCAACTTGAG GAAGCTTGCAGGAAGAGTTGCTGCTTCTGGATACTTTGTTGTAGTTCCAGACTTCTTCTATGGAGATCTGTTTGTGTATGACAATAACAGGCCTCTAGCAGTCTGGTTAAAGGATCATGAAACG GTTAAGGGATTTGAAGATGCAAAATCAGTGATTGACACTCTTGTAGGCAAAGGTTTTTATGCTATTGGAGCTGCAGGCTTCTGTTGGGGTG CCATGGTAGTCACCGAACTTGCAAAGTCTGAGTTGATCCAAGCTGCTGTGCTGTTGCATCCCCCATTTACTTCTGTCGATGATATTGAGA GGGTTAAATCTCCTATTGCTATTCTGGGAGCTGAGATTGACAACTACTCTCCACCGGAACTCGTGATGAAGTTTGAGGAGATATTAAATGCTAAACCCCAG GTTGATAGCTATGTAAAAATCTTCCCAGAAGTTGCTCATGGTTGGGCTGTGAGGTACGATGTTGACGATGAAGCAGCTACACAGCGTGCAGAGGAAGCTCATAATGACATGTTGCAGTGGTTTGCTAAGCATGTCAAGTAA
- the LOC126800840 gene encoding uncharacterized protein LOC126800840: MNTTLHFMMSMEFWRMGFLWTLSLLISYWNLLFASPPPPPPPPPPPPPPSFQSTKPLCIITGATSGLGAAAAHALSARGFFVVLVGRSFHLLEKTMVEIKRKNGSAQLKAFEVDLSSLQSVFEFRDSLEQWLSDSQMHCSVQLLINNAGILATSSRFTAEGYDQMMATNYLSAFALSKLLLLLLRNSLTPSRLVNVTSFTHRSVSNIQADKEIVSGKCFSRLKRYPFAHVYENSKLFLLLFSYELHRQLDLMDISRHISVNAVDPGVVETNMMREIPPFLSSLAFKVLRSLCLLQSPEAGISSILDAALAPPETSGVYFFGGKGNTVSSSMLSYDAKLAKELWNTSSDLFLELQLAFKESSPSVLNFVS; this comes from the exons ATGAACACGACACTTCATTTTATGATGTCCATGGAATTCTGGAGAATGGGCTTCCTATGGACTCTCAGTCTTCTCATCTCTTACTGGAACCTCCTCTTCgcctcccctcctcctcctcctcctcctcctcctcctcctcctcctccatcgTTCCAATCAACAAAGCCCCTCTGCATCATCACCGGTGCTACTTCCGGACTCGGCGCCGCCGCCGCCCACGCTCTCTCTGCTCGCGGCTTCTTCGTTGTTCTCG TTGGACGCTCGTTTCACTTGTTAGAAAAG ACGATGGTGGAGATTAAGAGGAAGAATGGGAGTGCGCAACTGAAAGCTTTCGAGGTTGATCTATCATCATTGCAGTCGGTTTTTGAGTTTAGAGACTCCTTAGAGCAGTGGCTTTCCGATTCGCAAATGCACTGCTCGGTCCAGCTCCTGATTAACAATGCTGGAATACTTGCTACGTCGTCGAGATTCACCGCTGAGGGCTATGATCA GATGATGGCTACAAACTACTTGAGTGCGTTTGCTCTTAGTAAGCTATTGTTACTGCTTCTCAGAAACAGCCTAACTCCTTCTCGTTTAGTGAATGTCACATCTTTCACACATCGAAGTG TATCTAATATACAGGCTGACAAGGAGATAGTTTCTGGGAAGTGCTTCAGCAGATTAAAAAGATACCCATTTGCTCATGTGTATGAGAATTCCAAAT TGTTCCTGCTGCTATTCTCCTATGAGCTTCATCGCCAACTTGACTTGATGGACATATCTCGTCACATCTCTGTCAA TGCTGTAGATCCTGGTGTTGTTGAAACCAACATGATGCGAGAAATTCCTCCATTCCTATCCAGTTTGGCTTTTAAAGTCTTGAGAAGTCTTTGCCTCTTGCAGTCACCTGAGGCTGGAATTAGCTCCATTCTTGACGCAGCACTTGCTCCACCA GAAACATCTGGAGTTTACTTCTTCGGTGGAAAGGGCAACACTGTCAGCTCTTCAATGCTTTCATATGATGCCAAACTTGCAAAGGAACTTTGGAATACATCTTCTGATCTATTTTTAGAGTTACAGCTTGCTTTCAAGGAATCCTCCCCTTCTGTGTTGAACTTTGTATCATAG